In Streptomyces thermolilacinus SPC6, a single genomic region encodes these proteins:
- a CDS encoding glycoside hydrolase family 9 protein: MPPTTPPPQRPPRLLTALLTGALLLGGLMTAPAAAGAPAAAAATTAVRVNQVGYLPDGPKRATVVTTATQALTWRLRDASGTVVASGPTDPRGADAPSGQSVHVADFSSYRSTGSGYVLTVDGSGSAPFDIRADLYDTLRADSMAFFHHQRSGIAIDASLVGSAYARPAGHLGVAPNKGDTSVPCQATVCDYTRDVRGGWYDAGDHGKYVVNGGLSTWLVVNSFERAKRSGKEAALGDSTLRVPERGNGTPDVLDEARWELDFLMRMQVPEGKPYAGMAFHKIHDAEWTGMPTRPERDAQPRELHRPSTAATLNLAAATAQCARVFRPYDSAYADRCLSTARRAWTAARATPALYAPESDSTGGGAYADTRVTDEFYWAAAELYATTGESAYRDAVASSPWHTAADAFSPYGFGWADTAALGRLVLATVPNGLPASDVARVRASVTAAADGYLSRMAAQGYAVPVPADGYFWGSNGEVANDAVVMAVAAELTGDGRYRAGALETLDYLLGRNALGLSYVTGYGETFAQNQHHRFWAHQLDASLPRPPAGSLAGGPNSALQDPVARERLTGCAPAACYIDHVDSYSTNEVAINWNAPLAWLAAYAAERTTTAEPPTAACAVTYTVDNVWSTGFTATVTVRNTGSAAVDGWELTWTHPGGQRVTGAWNATVTQSGNAVSARHADWNRAIAPGATVSFGVQGTGTDTSGSPTAFALNGSACA, from the coding sequence ATGCCCCCCACCACTCCCCCACCGCAACGCCCGCCGCGCCTCCTCACCGCCCTGCTGACGGGCGCCCTCCTCCTCGGCGGTCTCATGACCGCACCGGCCGCCGCGGGGGCGCCCGCCGCCGCGGCGGCCACCACGGCCGTACGCGTCAACCAGGTCGGCTATCTGCCGGACGGTCCGAAGCGCGCCACCGTCGTCACCACGGCGACGCAAGCCCTCACCTGGCGGCTGCGCGACGCGTCCGGCACGGTCGTCGCCTCCGGACCGACGGACCCGCGCGGCGCGGACGCCCCCTCCGGGCAGTCCGTCCACGTGGCCGACTTCTCCTCGTACCGGAGCACGGGTTCGGGATACGTCCTGACGGTGGACGGCAGCGGCAGCGCGCCCTTCGACATCCGCGCGGACCTCTACGACACGCTGCGCGCCGACTCGATGGCGTTCTTCCACCACCAGCGCAGCGGCATCGCCATCGACGCCTCCCTGGTCGGCTCCGCCTACGCCCGCCCGGCCGGGCACCTCGGCGTCGCGCCCAACAAGGGCGACACCTCCGTCCCCTGCCAGGCCACCGTGTGCGACTACACCCGGGACGTCAGGGGCGGCTGGTACGACGCCGGTGACCACGGCAAGTACGTGGTCAACGGCGGCCTGTCCACCTGGCTGGTCGTCAACTCCTTCGAACGGGCCAAACGCTCGGGCAAGGAGGCGGCGCTCGGCGACTCGACCCTGCGCGTCCCCGAGCGCGGCAACGGGACGCCGGACGTCCTGGACGAGGCGCGCTGGGAGCTGGACTTCCTGATGCGCATGCAGGTGCCCGAGGGCAAGCCGTACGCGGGCATGGCCTTCCACAAGATCCATGACGCGGAGTGGACCGGCATGCCGACGCGCCCCGAGCGGGACGCCCAGCCCCGCGAACTGCACCGCCCGTCCACCGCCGCCACGCTGAACCTCGCGGCGGCCACCGCGCAGTGCGCCCGGGTCTTCCGCCCGTACGACTCCGCGTACGCCGACCGCTGCCTGTCCACCGCCCGCCGCGCCTGGACCGCGGCGCGGGCCACCCCCGCCCTCTACGCGCCGGAGTCGGACAGCACGGGCGGCGGTGCCTACGCGGACACGCGCGTCACTGACGAGTTCTACTGGGCGGCCGCCGAGCTGTACGCGACGACCGGCGAGAGCGCGTACCGGGACGCGGTCGCCTCCTCGCCCTGGCACACCGCCGCCGACGCCTTCAGCCCGTACGGCTTCGGCTGGGCCGACACGGCCGCGCTGGGCCGTCTCGTTCTGGCCACCGTCCCGAACGGGCTGCCCGCGTCCGACGTGGCGCGCGTCCGGGCCTCGGTGACGGCGGCCGCCGACGGCTACCTGTCCAGGATGGCCGCGCAGGGCTACGCGGTGCCCGTCCCGGCCGACGGGTACTTCTGGGGCTCGAACGGCGAGGTCGCCAACGACGCGGTCGTCATGGCCGTCGCCGCCGAGCTGACGGGCGACGGGCGCTACCGCGCCGGTGCGCTGGAGACGCTGGACTACCTGCTGGGCCGCAACGCCCTCGGCCTGTCGTACGTGACCGGCTACGGCGAGACGTTCGCGCAGAACCAGCACCACCGCTTCTGGGCACACCAGCTGGACGCCTCCCTGCCCCGCCCGCCGGCCGGGTCGCTCGCCGGCGGCCCCAACAGCGCGCTCCAGGACCCGGTGGCGCGGGAGAGGCTCACCGGCTGCGCTCCCGCCGCCTGCTACATCGACCACGTCGACTCGTACTCCACCAACGAGGTGGCGATCAACTGGAACGCCCCGCTGGCCTGGCTCGCCGCCTACGCAGCCGAGCGGACGACCACCGCCGAACCGCCCACCGCGGCCTGCGCGGTGACCTACACGGTGGACAACGTGTGGAGCACCGGCTTCACCGCGACCGTCACCGTCCGGAACACCGGGTCGGCCGCGGTTGACGGCTGGGAGCTGACCTGGACCCATCCGGGCGGCCAGCGGGTCACCGGCGCCTGGAACGCGACCGTCACCCAGAGCGGCAACGCCGTCAGCGCCCGCCACGCCGACTGGAACCGGGCGATCGCCCCTGGTGCGACCGTGAGTTTCGGAGTCCAGGGGACAGGCACCGACACGAGTGGCTCCCCCACGGCCTTCGCCCTCAACGGGAGCGCCTGCGCCTGA
- a CDS encoding carbohydrate ABC transporter permease: protein MRRRPNYLAGFGALIWLFLVGLPLYVMLVATFQTRADYAANGPLSFPERFTLDNYVDDLNTGFAQYFLNTAIVTVCVVGIVLLLVPPLAYAIVRSDGKATGRVFRLFLLGLAIPSQAVIVPVFYLINEAGLYDNLLGVILPTAAFAMPVCALILSGVMRDITPELYEAMTVDGASPGRVFFQLVLPLAKGGLSTVVVFASLQAWNGFLFPLVLTQSSENKVITMGLYDFQTEHGVDIPGLLAAVVLSMLPILLVYLFARRALVQGLMGVGGK from the coding sequence ATGCGGCGCCGCCCCAACTACCTGGCCGGTTTCGGCGCGCTGATCTGGCTGTTCCTGGTCGGCCTGCCGCTGTACGTCATGCTGGTCGCCACCTTCCAGACCCGGGCGGACTACGCGGCGAACGGCCCGCTGTCCTTCCCCGAGCGCTTCACCCTCGACAACTACGTCGACGACCTGAACACCGGCTTCGCGCAGTACTTCCTCAACACGGCGATCGTCACGGTCTGCGTGGTCGGCATCGTCCTGCTCCTGGTACCGCCCCTGGCGTACGCAATCGTGAGAAGCGACGGCAAGGCCACCGGCCGGGTCTTCCGGCTGTTCCTTCTCGGCCTGGCCATCCCGTCCCAGGCCGTGATCGTCCCGGTGTTCTACCTGATCAACGAGGCCGGCCTCTACGACAACCTGCTCGGCGTCATCCTGCCGACCGCCGCGTTCGCCATGCCCGTCTGCGCCCTGATCCTCTCCGGCGTCATGCGGGACATCACGCCCGAGCTGTACGAGGCGATGACCGTCGACGGGGCCTCGCCCGGGCGGGTCTTCTTCCAGCTCGTGCTGCCTCTGGCGAAGGGCGGTCTGTCCACCGTCGTCGTGTTCGCCTCGCTCCAGGCGTGGAACGGCTTCCTCTTCCCGCTCGTCCTCACCCAGTCCTCGGAGAACAAGGTCATCACCATGGGTCTCTACGACTTCCAGACGGAACACGGCGTCGACATCCCCGGCCTCCTCGCGGCCGTCGTCCTGTCGATGCTGCCCATCCTGCTCGTCTACCTGTTCGCCCGCCGGGCCCTCGTGCAGGGGCTGATGGGAGTCGGAGGAAAGTGA
- a CDS encoding SPFH domain-containing protein — protein MEVSGLLVAGVIVALIAVFTVVRAVRIVPQARARNVERLGRYRRTLRPGLNLVIPYIDRVYPVIDLREQVVSFRPQPVITEDNLVVEIDTVLYFQVTDPRAAAYEIADFLQGVEQLTVTTLRNVVGSMDLEKTLTSRDTINNQLRGVLDEATGKWGLRVNRVEIKAIDPPQSIKDAMEKQMRAERDKRAAILGAEGQRQSQILTAEGDKQSAVLRAEGNRTAEILKAEGQSRAIDEVFQAVHRNDPDPKLLAYQYMQMLPQLAQGGGSTFWVIPSEVTSALQGVSRAFSEVLPQSPATRETSSEDRAAAQAADDAAQAAEAAAAALADAAEADPDARPLADGSRREPDRE, from the coding sequence ATGGAAGTCTCCGGTCTTCTCGTAGCCGGCGTGATCGTCGCGCTGATCGCCGTCTTCACCGTGGTGCGGGCGGTACGCATCGTCCCGCAGGCGCGCGCTCGCAACGTCGAACGTCTCGGCCGATACCGGCGCACGCTGAGGCCGGGTCTCAACCTCGTCATCCCCTACATCGACCGGGTGTACCCGGTCATCGACCTGAGGGAACAGGTCGTCTCGTTCAGGCCGCAGCCGGTGATCACCGAGGACAACCTCGTCGTCGAGATCGACACGGTCCTGTACTTCCAGGTCACGGACCCCCGGGCGGCCGCCTACGAGATCGCCGACTTCCTGCAGGGCGTCGAACAGCTCACCGTCACCACTCTGCGCAACGTCGTGGGTTCCATGGACCTGGAGAAGACCCTCACCTCGCGCGACACCATCAACAACCAGCTCCGCGGCGTGCTCGACGAGGCGACCGGCAAATGGGGGCTGAGGGTCAACCGGGTGGAGATCAAGGCCATCGACCCTCCGCAGTCCATCAAGGACGCGATGGAGAAGCAGATGCGTGCCGAGCGCGACAAGAGGGCGGCGATCCTCGGAGCAGAGGGGCAACGGCAGTCGCAGATCCTCACCGCCGAGGGCGACAAGCAGTCCGCCGTCCTCCGGGCGGAGGGCAACCGTACCGCCGAGATCCTCAAGGCCGAGGGCCAGTCCCGGGCCATCGACGAGGTGTTCCAGGCCGTACACCGCAACGACCCCGACCCCAAGCTGCTCGCCTACCAGTACATGCAGATGCTGCCTCAGCTCGCCCAAGGGGGCGGCAGTACCTTCTGGGTGATCCCCAGCGAGGTCACGTCCGCCCTTCAGGGCGTGTCCCGCGCCTTCAGCGAGGTGCTGCCCCAGTCGCCGGCCACACGTGAGACGTCCTCGGAGGACAGGGCGGCCGCCCAGGCCGCCGACGACGCGGCGCAGGCCGCGGAAGCCGCCGCCGCGGCCCTCGCCGACGCGGCCGAGGCCGACCCCGACGCCCGTCCCCTCGCCGACGGCAGTCGGCGAGAACCGGACCGGGAGTGA
- the panD gene encoding aspartate 1-decarboxylase: protein MMRTMFKSKIHRATVTQADLHYVGSVTIDADLMDAADLLPGELVHIVDIDNGARLETYVIEGERGSGVIGINGAAAHLVHPGDLVILISYAQVDDAEARTLVPRVVHVDAANRIVELGSDASAPVPGTDTARSPHAVPAAR from the coding sequence ATGATGCGTACGATGTTCAAGTCGAAGATCCACCGCGCCACGGTGACGCAGGCGGACCTGCACTACGTGGGCTCCGTCACCATCGACGCCGATCTCATGGACGCCGCCGACCTGCTCCCCGGCGAACTCGTCCACATCGTCGACATCGACAACGGCGCCCGGCTGGAGACGTACGTCATCGAGGGGGAGCGCGGGTCCGGGGTCATCGGCATCAACGGCGCCGCCGCGCACCTCGTCCACCCCGGCGACCTGGTCATCCTCATCAGCTACGCCCAGGTCGACGACGCCGAGGCCCGTACGCTCGTGCCGCGCGTCGTCCATGTCGACGCCGCCAACCGCATCGTGGAGCTCGGCTCCGACGCCTCCGCCCCGGTGCCGGGCACCGACACGGCGCGCAGCCCGCACGCCGTACCGGCCGCTCGCTGA
- a CDS encoding ABC transporter substrate-binding protein has translation MKRHARLLRTALVGGASLAMTLSLTACGGSGDATAGGSDTIRVLVYGDAANKVEKRLVDTFNKTSKVKAVLDTIPGADYQAKLQTIISGKQAPDVFFNWGGGSIKPYVDAGLLMPLDDFIAKDPGLTSRFLPSVMDTAVVNGKPYGVPMRGTQPVLLFSNKKVLADAGVTPPRTWDELLAAVKVLKAKGVIPIALGGGDKWPTQMWFQYVYDRVAGPGHFRKAVNGDKSVWASADSRKALGMLRELIDAGAFGTNYDSVKFTDGGSPALLATGKAAFELMGSWEYSTLQEAYPDFVRNDLGYGTFPTVEGGKGDPDNLVGNPNNFYSVLKRTRHPEAVAEFLKLMYSDEFVKSQLGIGNLPTTTNTPEFLDGSANPAYSTYQYDLVKKAPVFQLSWDQAYPPAATTTIYQAVQQFFNGQSGPDAFIAAMQSLPAA, from the coding sequence ATGAAGCGCCACGCAAGGCTGCTGAGAACGGCTCTCGTCGGTGGGGCGTCGCTGGCGATGACGCTGTCCCTGACGGCCTGCGGCGGCTCGGGCGATGCCACCGCGGGCGGCTCGGACACGATCCGCGTCCTGGTGTACGGCGACGCCGCCAACAAGGTGGAGAAGCGGCTCGTGGACACCTTCAACAAGACCTCGAAGGTCAAGGCGGTCCTCGACACGATCCCCGGCGCCGACTACCAGGCGAAACTTCAGACGATCATCAGCGGCAAGCAGGCGCCGGACGTGTTCTTCAACTGGGGCGGCGGCAGCATCAAGCCGTACGTGGACGCGGGCCTGCTGATGCCGCTCGACGACTTCATCGCCAAGGACCCCGGCCTCACGTCGCGCTTCCTGCCCTCCGTCATGGACACCGCGGTCGTGAACGGCAAACCCTACGGCGTCCCCATGCGCGGCACCCAGCCGGTGCTGCTGTTCAGCAACAAGAAGGTCCTCGCGGACGCCGGTGTCACCCCGCCGCGCACCTGGGACGAACTCCTGGCGGCCGTCAAGGTCCTCAAGGCCAAGGGCGTCATTCCCATCGCCCTCGGCGGCGGCGACAAGTGGCCCACCCAGATGTGGTTCCAGTACGTCTACGACCGTGTGGCCGGGCCCGGCCACTTCCGGAAGGCGGTGAACGGGGACAAGAGCGTCTGGGCGAGCGCCGACAGCAGGAAGGCCCTCGGCATGCTCAGGGAGCTGATCGACGCGGGCGCGTTCGGCACCAACTACGACTCGGTCAAGTTCACCGACGGCGGTTCCCCCGCCCTCCTCGCCACCGGCAAGGCCGCCTTCGAACTCATGGGCTCCTGGGAGTACTCCACCCTCCAGGAGGCCTACCCGGACTTCGTCCGGAACGACCTCGGCTACGGCACCTTCCCCACCGTCGAGGGCGGCAAGGGCGACCCGGACAACCTCGTCGGCAACCCCAACAACTTCTACTCGGTACTGAAGAGGACCAGGCACCCCGAGGCCGTGGCCGAGTTCCTGAAGCTCATGTACTCCGACGAGTTCGTCAAGAGCCAGCTCGGCATCGGCAACCTGCCCACCACCACCAACACCCCCGAGTTCCTGGACGGGTCCGCCAACCCGGCCTACTCGACGTACCAGTACGACCTGGTGAAGAAGGCCCCCGTCTTCCAGCTCTCCTGGGACCAGGCCTACCCCCCGGCGGCCACCACCACCATCTACCAGGCCGTCCAGCAGTTCTTCAACGGGCAGTCGGGCCCTGACGCCTTCATCGCCGCGATGCAGAGCCTGCCCGCCGCCTGA
- a CDS encoding NfeD family protein gives MDPWLIWLIAAGVLAVAEIFTLTAALGLLGAAALVTAGVAATGVPLPLQLLVFTVLASVSLLFVRPVAARHLFGPPAGRFGVDALVGSSAYVVSEVTGVGGRVRIGGEEWTARAYDETLVIPPGTTVDVMEISGATAVVYPRE, from the coding sequence ATGGATCCTTGGCTGATCTGGTTGATCGCCGCAGGGGTGCTGGCGGTGGCGGAGATCTTCACTCTCACCGCCGCGCTCGGGCTCCTGGGTGCGGCAGCGCTGGTCACGGCAGGAGTCGCCGCGACGGGAGTTCCGCTGCCCTTGCAGCTCCTGGTCTTCACCGTCCTGGCCTCGGTCAGCCTGCTCTTCGTGCGTCCCGTCGCGGCGCGCCACCTGTTCGGGCCTCCGGCGGGGCGGTTCGGCGTGGACGCGCTGGTGGGCAGCTCCGCCTATGTCGTCTCCGAGGTGACGGGCGTGGGCGGCAGGGTCCGCATCGGCGGCGAGGAATGGACGGCCCGCGCCTATGACGAAACGCTGGTGATCCCTCCGGGCACGACCGTCGACGTCATGGAGATCAGCGGCGCCACCGCCGTCGTCTACCCCCGGGAGTGA
- a CDS encoding beta-xylosidase/alpha-l-arabinosidase: MTDTVATPPPAPYPVWRDPAVSAEERVEALIREMTLKEKIAQLYGVWVGASDEGAEVAPHQHDMEEPVDLDELLPDGLGQLTRPFGTIPVDPALGALSLMRTQARISAANRFGIPAVAHEECLAGFAAWGATAYPVPLSWGATFNPRLVREMAAAIGRDLRAVGVHQGLAPVLDVVRDVRWGRVEETIGEDPYLVGTIATAYVQGLESSGVVATLKHFAGYSASRAGRNLAPVGMGARELADVILPPFEMAVREGGARSVMHAYTDTDGVPSAADERLLTGLLRETWGFTGTVVADYFGITFLKTLHGVAGTLGEAAGAALTAGVDVELPTVKAFGTPLLDAVRRGHVAEGDVDRAVRRVLLQKTRLGLLDPDWSPVPPALRDADTTADPETLRGTVDLDTAANRQLAARVAEQAVVLLRNDGILPLSPGTPRRIALIGPNSEAPTAVLGCYSFPVHVGGQHPGTPLGIDLPTLRDALVAEFPDAEVLVARGTGVDDGDTEGFAEALALARRADVVVAALGDRAGLFGRGTSGEGCDAESLVLPGAQQRLLDALLDTGTPVVTTLLAGRPYALGRAADESAAVLQAFFPGEAGTAAIASVLSGRTGPSGRLPVSVPRRPGVQPSTYLASRLGHTSEVSSIDPTPAFGFGHGLTYTVFAWDDLVVEEAEVPTDGAVRLALTVANTGDRSGTEVVQLYLHDPVASVVQPAQRLIGYVRLDLAPGERKRVHVEVPADLASFTGRTGRRVVEPGELELRLSASSTEPRLTARLTLTGPVRRVDHHRRLHARFTVRPCAGG, encoded by the coding sequence GTGACCGACACCGTGGCCACCCCGCCCCCAGCCCCGTACCCCGTCTGGCGCGACCCCGCGGTGAGCGCCGAGGAGCGTGTCGAGGCGCTGATCCGCGAGATGACTCTGAAGGAGAAGATCGCCCAGCTCTACGGCGTGTGGGTCGGGGCGTCCGACGAGGGCGCCGAGGTCGCGCCGCACCAGCACGACATGGAGGAGCCGGTCGACCTCGACGAGCTGCTTCCCGACGGTCTCGGCCAGCTCACCCGGCCCTTCGGAACCATCCCCGTCGATCCCGCGCTCGGCGCCCTCTCCCTGATGCGGACGCAGGCGCGGATCAGCGCCGCGAACCGCTTCGGCATCCCGGCCGTCGCCCACGAGGAGTGCCTCGCGGGCTTCGCGGCCTGGGGCGCCACCGCCTACCCGGTGCCCCTCTCGTGGGGGGCGACCTTCAACCCCCGGCTCGTACGGGAGATGGCCGCCGCCATCGGCCGCGACCTGCGCGCGGTCGGAGTCCACCAGGGGCTCGCCCCCGTCCTCGACGTCGTACGCGACGTCCGCTGGGGGCGCGTCGAGGAGACCATCGGCGAGGACCCGTACCTCGTCGGGACGATCGCCACCGCCTACGTCCAGGGGCTGGAGTCCTCCGGTGTCGTCGCCACCCTCAAGCACTTCGCCGGTTACTCCGCGTCCCGTGCGGGGCGCAACCTCGCCCCGGTCGGCATGGGCGCCAGGGAGCTGGCCGACGTGATCCTGCCGCCGTTCGAGATGGCGGTCCGGGAGGGCGGCGCGCGGTCGGTGATGCACGCCTACACCGACACCGACGGCGTTCCCTCGGCCGCCGACGAGCGGCTGCTCACCGGGCTCCTGCGGGAGACCTGGGGCTTCACCGGCACCGTTGTTGCCGACTACTTCGGCATCACGTTCCTGAAGACCCTGCACGGCGTCGCCGGAACACTCGGCGAGGCGGCCGGGGCGGCCCTCACGGCCGGTGTCGACGTGGAACTGCCCACCGTCAAGGCCTTCGGCACGCCCCTCCTGGACGCGGTCCGGCGGGGACACGTGGCGGAAGGGGACGTGGACCGTGCGGTCAGGCGGGTCCTCCTCCAGAAGACCCGGCTCGGGCTGCTCGACCCCGACTGGAGCCCGGTCCCCCCGGCCCTGCGCGACGCCGACACCACCGCGGACCCCGAGACCCTGCGGGGCACGGTCGATCTGGACACGGCCGCCAACCGGCAGCTGGCCGCCCGTGTCGCGGAGCAGGCCGTCGTCCTGCTCCGCAACGACGGCATCCTGCCGCTGAGCCCGGGAACTCCCCGGAGGATCGCGCTGATCGGCCCCAACTCCGAGGCTCCCACGGCCGTCCTCGGCTGCTACTCCTTCCCCGTCCACGTCGGCGGTCAGCACCCCGGCACCCCGCTCGGCATCGACCTGCCCACGCTGCGCGACGCGCTCGTGGCCGAGTTCCCCGACGCCGAGGTCCTCGTGGCGCGCGGGACCGGCGTCGACGACGGCGACACGGAGGGCTTCGCCGAGGCGCTCGCGCTCGCCCGCCGCGCCGACGTCGTCGTGGCGGCCCTGGGCGACCGCGCCGGGCTCTTCGGGCGGGGCACCAGCGGTGAGGGCTGCGACGCGGAGTCCCTCGTGCTCCCCGGGGCTCAGCAGCGGCTGCTGGACGCCCTCCTCGACACGGGGACACCGGTCGTCACGACCCTGCTGGCGGGCCGGCCCTACGCGCTGGGCCGTGCGGCCGACGAGTCCGCTGCCGTCCTCCAGGCGTTCTTCCCCGGTGAGGCGGGTACGGCCGCGATCGCCTCCGTCCTCAGCGGCCGGACCGGTCCGAGCGGCCGGCTGCCCGTCAGCGTGCCGCGCCGTCCCGGCGTCCAGCCCTCCACCTATCTGGCCTCCCGGCTGGGCCACACCAGCGAGGTGTCCAGCATCGACCCGACCCCGGCCTTCGGCTTCGGGCACGGGCTGACGTACACCGTCTTCGCGTGGGACGACCTGGTGGTCGAAGAGGCCGAGGTCCCCACGGACGGCGCGGTGCGGCTCGCGCTGACCGTGGCGAACACCGGCGACCGCTCCGGCACCGAAGTCGTCCAGCTGTATCTGCACGACCCGGTGGCCTCCGTGGTGCAGCCCGCGCAGCGGCTCATCGGGTACGTACGTCTCGACCTGGCCCCCGGTGAGAGGAAGCGGGTCCACGTGGAGGTCCCCGCGGACCTCGCCTCGTTCACCGGCAGGACCGGGCGGCGCGTCGTGGAGCCGGGAGAGCTGGAACTGAGGCTGAGCGCCTCCAGCACGGAGCCTCGGCTGACCGCCCGGTTGACGCTGACCGGTCCGGTGCGGCGGGTGGACCACCACCGGCGGCTGCACGCCCGGTTCACGGTCCGCCCGTGCGCCGGGGGCTGA
- a CDS encoding carbohydrate ABC transporter permease, whose protein sequence is MTTATPAATAVDGAAKTGRPGRRGRPATGVGRPGFAWAAPAAVFFGLFALVPLVLVVVLSFARWNGLGSPEFAGLENWSRLLDDPVMVKSLWLSLLLTVLGVVVQTPISILLGVWAAGRQRNRAVLSAVYFVPLLLSITAVSVLWRAVLDPNFGIPSQARWLFGDGNLLGTQAGALGVLVFVSTWQFTPLHTLIYQGAARAVPEVLYQAAQIDGAGRVRQFFHITLPQLRNTIVTSMILMVVGGLTTFDTILILTQGGPGTDTTNSAYYMYQKAFKSFDFGAASAIALLLVLVATLVSLILVRLTGYDRMRSTMEGV, encoded by the coding sequence ATGACCACCGCCACACCCGCAGCCACGGCCGTGGACGGCGCCGCGAAGACCGGTCGGCCCGGGCGCCGCGGCCGCCCCGCGACCGGAGTGGGCCGTCCGGGCTTCGCCTGGGCGGCGCCCGCCGCCGTCTTCTTCGGCCTGTTCGCCCTCGTGCCGCTCGTCCTCGTCGTCGTGCTGTCCTTCGCCCGCTGGAACGGCCTCGGCTCCCCGGAGTTCGCCGGTCTGGAGAACTGGAGCCGGCTGCTCGACGACCCCGTGATGGTGAAGAGCCTCTGGCTGAGCCTGCTGCTCACCGTCCTCGGCGTCGTCGTCCAGACGCCGATCAGCATCCTGCTCGGCGTCTGGGCCGCCGGGCGGCAGCGCAACCGTGCCGTCCTCTCCGCCGTCTACTTCGTCCCGCTCCTGCTGTCCATCACCGCCGTCTCCGTCCTGTGGCGCGCCGTACTCGACCCCAACTTCGGCATCCCCTCACAGGCGAGGTGGCTGTTCGGCGACGGCAACCTCCTCGGCACGCAGGCCGGCGCCCTCGGCGTCCTCGTCTTCGTCAGCACCTGGCAGTTCACCCCCCTGCACACCCTGATCTACCAGGGCGCCGCGCGGGCCGTACCCGAAGTGCTCTACCAGGCCGCCCAGATCGACGGCGCGGGCAGGGTCCGCCAGTTCTTCCACATCACCCTGCCGCAACTGCGCAACACGATCGTGACGTCGATGATCCTCATGGTGGTCGGCGGGCTCACGACCTTCGACACCATCCTGATCCTCACCCAGGGCGGACCCGGCACCGACACCACCAACAGCGCCTACTACATGTACCAGAAGGCCTTCAAGAGCTTCGACTTCGGAGCGGCCTCCGCGATCGCGCTGCTCCTCGTCCTCGTCGCCACCCTCGTCTCCCTGATCCTGGTCCGCCTGACCGGGTACGACAGGATGCGCAGCACCATGGAGGGCGTGTGA
- a CDS encoding LacI family DNA-binding transcriptional regulator, translating to MRDGEENRRITLAEVAQQAGVSLSTVSKVLNGRQDVSPATRGKVERLLEAHAYRRTTRVAREAPLIELVFHELDSVWSMELIRGVENLAKAHRASVVLTESGTRHAPGPEWIEGVLRRRPIGVVLVFSSLPDAVKRQLDARSIPFVIVDPAGDPEPDVPSVGSANWSGGVVATRHLIDLGHRRIGIVTGPEDMLCSLARLDGYRSALSMAGLDHDASLVRFGDFHVEGGYARAMELLRMPDRPTAVFAGSDLQALGVMEAARVCGLRVPEDLSVVGYDDVMIARWSSPPLTTVHQPLREMGEEAVQMLLRLRAGEPSVTRMELTTSLVVRKSTAPPPTRPTTPARPARARR from the coding sequence ATGCGAGATGGCGAGGAGAACCGGCGGATCACGCTCGCTGAGGTGGCGCAGCAGGCCGGAGTGTCGCTTTCGACAGTTTCGAAAGTCCTCAACGGCCGACAGGACGTGTCACCGGCCACGCGGGGGAAGGTCGAGCGGCTCCTCGAGGCGCACGCGTACCGGCGGACCACCCGCGTCGCCCGGGAGGCGCCCCTCATCGAACTCGTCTTCCACGAGCTCGACAGCGTGTGGTCGATGGAGCTGATCCGAGGGGTGGAGAACCTCGCCAAGGCCCACCGCGCGAGCGTCGTACTGACCGAGAGCGGCACCCGGCACGCCCCGGGCCCGGAGTGGATCGAAGGCGTGCTGCGGCGCCGGCCGATCGGTGTGGTGCTGGTGTTCTCCTCGCTTCCCGACGCCGTCAAGCGGCAGCTCGACGCGCGGTCCATCCCCTTCGTGATCGTGGACCCGGCGGGGGACCCCGAACCGGACGTCCCGTCCGTCGGGTCCGCGAACTGGTCGGGCGGTGTCGTCGCGACCCGTCACCTCATCGACCTGGGGCATCGCCGCATCGGCATCGTCACAGGCCCCGAGGACATGCTGTGCTCCCTCGCCCGGCTCGACGGCTACCGCTCCGCCCTGAGCATGGCCGGCCTGGACCACGACGCCTCCCTCGTCCGATTCGGCGACTTCCACGTCGAGGGCGGCTACGCGCGGGCGATGGAGCTGCTGCGGATGCCGGACCGCCCCACGGCCGTCTTCGCCGGAAGCGACTTGCAGGCGCTCGGCGTCATGGAGGCGGCCCGCGTGTGCGGGCTGCGCGTACCCGAAGACCTGTCCGTCGTCGGGTACGACGACGTGATGATCGCGCGATGGTCGAGCCCGCCGCTCACCACGGTCCACCAGCCGCTGCGCGAGATGGGCGAGGAAGCGGTGCAGATGCTCCTCCGCCTGCGGGCCGGGGAGCCGTCGGTGACGCGTATGGAGCTCACGACCAGTCTCGTCGTCCGGAAGAGCACGGCCCCACCGCCCACGCGGCCGACGACGCCCGCGCGCCCCGCCCGCGCACGGCGCTGA